In Gossypium arboreum isolate Shixiya-1 chromosome 6, ASM2569848v2, whole genome shotgun sequence, the following are encoded in one genomic region:
- the LOC108457802 gene encoding pentatricopeptide repeat-containing protein At3g42630, with amino-acid sequence MVTCRPFHSCRLEFRTKMESQSLLMRTPRAFSITSLKSNPSSPNFNNNQPLSREIIWRWKREGRILRRDNLVDCASLVQTLARKRMPHIAHQLLLELNSQGLIPNTATLSALMLCYADNGLFTQAEAIWEEMLNTSSFMPAIPLVSKFLNAYGNMGQFHRVQKILDHVILHRFNLLPQVYPVAISCFGKHGQLDLMENTLKEMVSKGLSIDSATGNAFVRYYSIFGSLTEMESAYARFKRSRHLIDEEGIRAMSFAYIKEGKFYKLGEFLTDVGLGRTDLGNLLWNLLLLSYAANFKMKTMQRQFLKMLNSGFLPDLTTFNIRALAFSRMSMFWDLHLSLEHMKHESIVPDLATYGCVVDAYLDRRLGRNLDFILSNMNADESPIILTDPLVFEALGKGDFQSSSEAFMELKSQKKWTYRQLIAVYLKKQFRRNQIFWNY; translated from the exons ATGGTTACTTGTCGGCCCTTTCACTCTTGCAG ACTTGAGTTTAGGACCAAAATGGAAAGTCAGTCGCTGCTTATGAGAACACCTCGTGCCTTCTCTATTACCTCTCTCAAATCAAACCCTTCATCACCGAACTTCAACAATAACCAACCTTTATCCCGGGAG ATCATTTGGCGATGGAAGAGGGAAGGACGTATCCTTAGGAGGGACAACTTGGTAGATTGTGCTTCATTGGTTCAAACCTTAGCTAGAAAAAGGATGCCTCACATTGCTCATCAGCTTTTACTTGAGTTAAATTCTCAAGGTTTGATACCCAACACTGCTACCCTTTCTGCTCTCATGCTTTGTTATGCAGATAATGGACTTTTTACCCAGGCTGAGGCAATATGGGAGGAAATGCTAAATACATCATCTTTTATGCCTGCTATTCCTCTggtttcaaaatttttgaatgcTTACGGAAATATGGGGCAATTTCACCGAGTACAGAAAATTTTGGATCACGTAATTCTGCACAGGTTTAACTTGTTACCCCAAGTGTACCCAGTGGCTATCTCTTGCTTTGGAAAGCATGGACAGCTTGATTTAATGGAGAATACATTGAAGGAGATGGTTTCAAAGGGTTTGTCCATAGATTCTGCCACTGGAAATGCTTTTGTTAGATATTATAGCATTTTTGGTTCCTTAACTGAGATGGAGTCTGCTTATGCTCGCTTTAAAAGGTCCAGACATCTGATAGATGAAGAAGGAATCAGAGCAATGTCATTTGCCTACATCAAGGAGGGTAAGTTCTACAAGTTGGGTGAATTTTTAACTGACGTGGGTCTTGGGAGGACAGATTTAGGCAATCTCTTATGGAATCTCTTGCTATTATCTTATGCTGCCAATTTCAAGATGAAAACCATGCAGAGACAATTTCTGAAAATGCTGAATTCTGGTTTCCTTCCTGATTTGACTACTTTCAATATAAGAGCATTAGCCTTCTCAAGAATGTCTATGTTCTGGGATCTCCATCTCAGCCTTGAACACATGAAACACGAAAGCATTGTTCCCGATTTGGCAACTTATGGATGTGTAGTAGATGCATACTTGGACAGAAGGCTTGGAAGAAATTTagatttcattttgagcaatatgAATGCTGATGAATCTCCAATAATACTAACAGATCCACTTGTGTTTGAGGCTTTGGGTAAAGGGGATTTCCAGTCAAGTTCAGAAGCCTTTATGGAGTTAAAGAGTCAAAAGAAATGGACTTATAGGCAGCTAATTGCAGTTTATCTCAAAAAACAGTTCCGAAGGAATCAAATCTTTTGGAATTACTAA